A DNA window from Paralichthys olivaceus isolate ysfri-2021 chromosome 11, ASM2471397v2, whole genome shotgun sequence contains the following coding sequences:
- the kctd14 gene encoding BTB/POZ domain-containing protein KCTD14 isoform X1, whose product MHLDRAVDKMSLPELKSPGKQSAPANTLSPVVQLNVGGQLFSTSLSTLRKHPGSRLAEMFSGQPKLRTDAQGRFFIDRDGSHFGAVLEFLRSERLPTEHIQEVHREAVHYSIKPLIKLLEETPQMFGEQVGRQQFLSRVPHYRENIEVLIRIARAEAIAARCSTIMICVLRTEEDLGCYEEAINSLEADKESVVTFGPWKATLSVKDLLDCVKMDISSQGYKVSIQPHVMEKSFLSKSYDYFYKLVFTWW is encoded by the exons atgcacctggACCGAGCGGTGGACAAGATGAGTCTGCCGGAGCTGAAGTCTCCTGGAAAACAATCTGCTCCTGCGAACACA CTCTCCCCTGTTGTGCAGCTGAACGTGGGCGGTCAGCTGTTCAGCACCTCTCTGAGCACGCTGAGGAAACACCCCGGCTCCAGACTGGCCGAGATGTTCAGCGGACAACCCAAACTACGCACGGACGCGCAGGGACGCTTCTTCATCGACCGGGACGGCTCTCACTTTGGAGCTGTGCTGGAGTTCCTGCGGTCAGAGCGGCTGCCCACCGAGCACATCCAGGAG gttcaCAGGGAGGCAGTGCACTACAGCATCAAACCACTCATCAAGCTGCTGGAGGAAACTCCCCAGATGTTTGGAGAGCAGGTGGGACGACAGCAGTTCCTCTCCAGAGTCCCACACTACAGAGAAAACATCGAG GTGCTGATACGAATCGCCAGAGCCGAGGCCATCGCCGCTCGCTgctccaccatcatgatctgCGTGCTGAGGACGGAGGAGGACCTGGGCTGCTATGAAGAGGCCATCAACAGCCTGGAGGCGGATAAGGAGTCGGTGGTGACGTTCGGGCCCTGGAAGGCGACTCTCTCCGTTAAAGACTTGCTGGACTGTGTAAAGATGGACATCAGCAGTCAGGGCTACAAGGTGAGCATCCAGCCTCACGTCATGGAGAAGAGCTTCCTGTCCAAGAGCTACGACTACTTCTACAAACTCGTCTTCACCTGGTGGTGA
- the rps3 gene encoding small ribosomal subunit protein uS3, producing the protein MAVQISKKRKFVSDGIFKAELNEFLTRELAEDGYSGVEVRVTPTRTEIIILATRTQNVLGEKGRRIRELTAVVQKRFGFPEGSVELYAEKVATRGLCAIAQAESLRYKLLGGLAVRRACYGVLRFIMESGAKGCEVVVSGKLRGQRAKSMKFVDGLMIHSGDPVNYYVDTAVRHVLLRQGVLGIKVKIMLPWDPSGKIGPKKPLPDHVSIVEPKEETLPTTPISEQKGAKPEVPVMPQGGTPVPTA; encoded by the exons aTGGCGGTGCAGATCTCCAAGAAGAGGAAG TTCGTCTCAGACGGTATCTTCAAGGCCGAGCTGAACGAGTTCCTGACTCGCGAGCTCGCCGAGGATGGTTACTCCGGAGTGGAGGTGCGTGTGACTCCGACCAGGACTGAGATCATCATCCTGGCTACAAG GACCCAGAATGTTCTGGGAGAGAAGGGCCGTCGGATCAGAGAGCTGACCGCAGTGGTCCAGAAGAGGTTCGGCTTCCCTGAGGGCAGCGTGGAG CTCTATGCTGAGAAAGTCGCCACCCGTGGTCTGTGCGCCATCGCTCAGGCGGAGTCTCTGCGCTACAAGCTGCTCGGAGGCCTGGCTGTTCGTAG GGCGTGCTACGGTGTTCTGAGGTTCATCATGGAGAGCGGCGCTAAGGGCTGCGAGGTGGTGGTGTCCGGCAAGCTGAGGGGTCAGAGGGCCAAGTCCATGAAGTTCGTTGACGGCCTGATGATCCACAGCGGAGACCCGGTCAACTACTACGTCGACACAGCCGTCCGCCACGTCCTGCTGAGGCAGG GTGTGCTGGGCATCAAGGTGAAGATCATGCTGCCCTGGGACCCCAGCGGTAAGATCGGCCCCAAGAAGCCCCTGCCCGATCACGTCAGCATCGTGGAGCCCAAGGAGGAGACCCTGCCCACCACACCCATTTCTGAGCAGAAGGGGGCCAAGCCAGAGGTGCCCGTCATGCCCCAGGGGGGGACACCTGTGCCCACCGCATAA
- the kctd14 gene encoding BTB/POZ domain-containing protein KCTD14 isoform X2 translates to MHLDRAVDKMSLPELKSPGKQSAPANTLNVGGQLFSTSLSTLRKHPGSRLAEMFSGQPKLRTDAQGRFFIDRDGSHFGAVLEFLRSERLPTEHIQEVHREAVHYSIKPLIKLLEETPQMFGEQVGRQQFLSRVPHYRENIEVLIRIARAEAIAARCSTIMICVLRTEEDLGCYEEAINSLEADKESVVTFGPWKATLSVKDLLDCVKMDISSQGYKVSIQPHVMEKSFLSKSYDYFYKLVFTWW, encoded by the exons atgcacctggACCGAGCGGTGGACAAGATGAGTCTGCCGGAGCTGAAGTCTCCTGGAAAACAATCTGCTCCTGCGAACACA CTGAACGTGGGCGGTCAGCTGTTCAGCACCTCTCTGAGCACGCTGAGGAAACACCCCGGCTCCAGACTGGCCGAGATGTTCAGCGGACAACCCAAACTACGCACGGACGCGCAGGGACGCTTCTTCATCGACCGGGACGGCTCTCACTTTGGAGCTGTGCTGGAGTTCCTGCGGTCAGAGCGGCTGCCCACCGAGCACATCCAGGAG gttcaCAGGGAGGCAGTGCACTACAGCATCAAACCACTCATCAAGCTGCTGGAGGAAACTCCCCAGATGTTTGGAGAGCAGGTGGGACGACAGCAGTTCCTCTCCAGAGTCCCACACTACAGAGAAAACATCGAG GTGCTGATACGAATCGCCAGAGCCGAGGCCATCGCCGCTCGCTgctccaccatcatgatctgCGTGCTGAGGACGGAGGAGGACCTGGGCTGCTATGAAGAGGCCATCAACAGCCTGGAGGCGGATAAGGAGTCGGTGGTGACGTTCGGGCCCTGGAAGGCGACTCTCTCCGTTAAAGACTTGCTGGACTGTGTAAAGATGGACATCAGCAGTCAGGGCTACAAGGTGAGCATCCAGCCTCACGTCATGGAGAAGAGCTTCCTGTCCAAGAGCTACGACTACTTCTACAAACTCGTCTTCACCTGGTGGTGA